The Synergistaceae bacterium DZ-S4 genome contains a region encoding:
- the guaB gene encoding IMP dehydrogenase: protein MTKKRAKEKFVDYQGFTFDDVLLVPGYSEVVPAQVDVSTKLTPQISLNIPICSAAMDTVTEGRLAIALAREGGIGILHRNLPVENQAVEVDKVKRSESGVIVDPFFRHPEDLVRDAVALMEHYHISGVPVVDKDVRLVGIITNRDLRFVTNLDQPISNVMTKENLITAPIGTTLEDAKTILMGTKVEKLPIVDKDGKLKGLITIKDILKAKAFPNATKDQRGRLRVGAAIGVGTDAFDRADALVKAGVDTIVVDTAHGHSRMVIDTVARLRKLYPDLPLIAGNIATAEAAEALIDAGADAVKIGIGPGSICTTRIVAGIGVPQVAAVMNVAEAVHKRGKTAIADGGIRYSGDIVKALAAGADVVMIGSLFAGTEESPGEAVIYRGRSFKSYRGMGSLGAMKGGCSKDRYFQEGSAEDKLVPEGIEGMVAHKGSLSGVVYQMVGGVRSGMGYVGAPNIEELHRESRFVQVTAASMKESHPHDIVITKEAPNYWADE, encoded by the coding sequence ATGACAAAAAAGAGAGCCAAAGAAAAGTTTGTTGATTATCAGGGCTTCACGTTTGACGACGTACTGCTTGTCCCGGGGTACAGCGAGGTCGTACCTGCCCAGGTGGATGTGTCGACAAAACTGACGCCACAGATATCCCTCAATATACCGATCTGCAGCGCCGCGATGGATACTGTTACTGAAGGCAGGCTTGCGATAGCGCTTGCCCGTGAAGGCGGGATCGGGATCCTTCACAGGAACCTTCCTGTTGAAAATCAGGCGGTGGAAGTCGACAAGGTCAAAAGGTCTGAGTCGGGAGTCATCGTTGACCCTTTCTTCCGTCATCCGGAAGACCTCGTGAGGGACGCGGTGGCGCTCATGGAACACTATCATATCTCAGGCGTGCCGGTCGTAGATAAGGATGTCAGGCTCGTTGGGATCATTACGAACAGAGACCTGAGATTTGTAACGAACCTGGATCAGCCGATATCGAACGTTATGACGAAAGAAAATCTTATTACGGCACCCATAGGGACCACTCTTGAAGATGCGAAGACGATCCTTATGGGCACAAAAGTTGAAAAACTGCCCATTGTCGACAAGGACGGCAAGCTTAAGGGACTCATCACTATCAAGGACATCCTGAAGGCAAAGGCGTTTCCTAACGCTACAAAGGACCAGAGGGGACGCCTCAGGGTAGGAGCTGCCATAGGCGTAGGGACAGACGCTTTCGACAGGGCTGATGCGCTTGTAAAGGCCGGCGTCGACACGATCGTAGTCGACACCGCGCATGGTCATTCCAGAATGGTCATCGACACAGTCGCCAGGCTGAGAAAACTTTATCCCGACCTCCCGCTTATTGCAGGCAACATAGCCACGGCAGAGGCGGCAGAAGCATTGATCGATGCCGGCGCAGACGCGGTGAAGATAGGGATAGGCCCGGGTTCTATATGCACGACCCGCATAGTGGCAGGGATCGGCGTTCCTCAGGTCGCGGCTGTCATGAACGTGGCTGAAGCAGTCCACAAAAGGGGCAAGACTGCTATCGCAGACGGCGGGATCAGGTACTCCGGAGACATAGTCAAGGCTCTTGCTGCAGGCGCCGATGTGGTAATGATCGGTTCCCTTTTTGCAGGCACCGAGGAAAGCCCCGGAGAGGCTGTAATATACAGGGGCAGGTCATTCAAGAGCTACAGGGGCATGGGTTCTCTTGGAGCAATGAAGGGCGGCTGCAGCAAGGACAGGTACTTCCAGGAAGGATCTGCCGAGGACAAGCTCGTTCCCGAGGGTATAGAAGGAATGGTCGCACATAAAGGCTCTCTTTCCGGCGTAGTCTACCAGATGGTGGGAGGCGTACGTTCCGGCATGGGGTATGTAGGAGCCCCCAACATAGAAGAACTTCACAGGGAGTCCAGATTTGTACAGGTTACTGCAGCCTCGATGAAAGAGAGCCATCCGCATGACATAGTGATCACGAAAGAGGCTCCGAACTACTGGGCAGACGAATGA
- the recR gene encoding recombination mediator RecR: MSATSLPGSVFKLIKLWSRLPGVGEKTARRMVFFILKQDPAWVSEFVSTISQVREETHHCGECGGITDIEPCSVCRDKMRDRKVMCIVESDEDCISIEQAGIFNGLYHVLGGQVSPLDDQDIPEESIGRLKQRICDLKIEEIILATAPRIEGDLTAFAIQDALRGIPVRISRLSYGLPVGGSIGYADRVTLHMAMESRKEMPGK; encoded by the coding sequence ATGTCAGCCACTTCTCTGCCCGGTTCAGTATTTAAGCTAATAAAACTATGGAGCAGACTTCCAGGCGTGGGAGAAAAAACCGCCCGGCGTATGGTTTTTTTCATCCTTAAGCAGGACCCCGCCTGGGTCAGTGAGTTTGTATCAACAATAAGCCAGGTCAGGGAAGAGACACATCACTGCGGTGAATGCGGCGGCATCACTGATATAGAACCTTGCTCTGTCTGCAGGGACAAAATGAGAGACCGGAAAGTCATGTGCATCGTTGAAAGCGATGAGGATTGTATATCGATCGAGCAGGCAGGAATATTTAACGGACTTTACCATGTGCTCGGAGGACAGGTATCGCCCCTCGATGACCAGGATATACCGGAGGAAAGTATAGGAAGGCTTAAGCAGAGGATCTGTGATCTTAAGATCGAAGAGATAATACTTGCTACCGCTCCCAGGATCGAAGGAGATCTCACTGCATTTGCGATACAGGACGCGCTCAGGGGAATACCGGTCAGAATATCAAGGCTGTCATACGGCCTTCCGGTAGGGGGAAGCATAGGTTACGCGGACAGGGTCACGCTTCATATGGCAATGGAATCGAGAAAGGAGATGCCCGGAAAATAG
- the ispF gene encoding 2-C-methyl-D-erythritol 2,4-cyclodiphosphate synthase: MNKETWSFIIVAGGTGSRLGGTPKQFRFLAGLPVWKWSAMVAEKLWEEGAVEELLLVVPEDRIAEAEAESCLRVPTRLTAGGATRSESVMNGLRISCGSHVLVHDAARPFITAELCKKLMKNALVHGASVPLLACSDSLKRVASGKMICADRNEYLRTQTPQAFEKTPLIESITSYGFDGTDEAAAWIASGRNISRTDGLESNFKITTQFDWETALSMTGASKVQRTGHGYDIHRLVNGRKLIIAGVEIKDAELGLLGHSDADIVMHTVMDALLGAAGLPDIGTLFPASEAKWKDADSGELLKTVVNKVRSEGWRIDWVDVTLEAQSPRIGHMVPDFIKSVASYISEKTCEVNFNMKVKSGEGCGSVGRNECMVCHAVASLSRYQWDQG, translated from the coding sequence ATGAACAAGGAAACCTGGTCCTTCATCATAGTGGCTGGCGGAACGGGCTCCCGTCTCGGAGGGACTCCGAAACAGTTCCGCTTTCTCGCAGGCCTTCCGGTCTGGAAATGGTCCGCGATGGTCGCTGAAAAACTTTGGGAAGAAGGAGCTGTCGAAGAACTGCTCCTTGTCGTGCCGGAGGACCGTATTGCCGAAGCGGAGGCGGAGTCCTGCCTCAGGGTCCCTACGCGCCTCACAGCGGGAGGCGCCACAAGGTCAGAGTCAGTTATGAACGGATTAAGGATTTCATGCGGGTCTCACGTGCTGGTGCACGATGCGGCCCGCCCTTTTATTACGGCAGAACTCTGCAAAAAACTTATGAAGAACGCCTTGGTCCACGGAGCTTCTGTACCTCTTCTTGCCTGCTCCGATTCCCTGAAGAGGGTAGCCTCGGGAAAGATGATTTGTGCCGACAGAAATGAGTACCTGAGGACACAGACACCGCAGGCTTTTGAAAAAACACCTCTGATCGAGTCGATAACCTCATACGGCTTTGACGGTACAGATGAGGCAGCGGCGTGGATAGCCTCAGGAAGAAATATATCCCGCACAGATGGCTTGGAGTCAAATTTTAAGATCACGACACAGTTTGACTGGGAGACTGCCTTATCAATGACCGGAGCTTCAAAGGTCCAAAGGACAGGGCACGGTTATGACATACATAGGCTCGTCAATGGCAGAAAACTGATCATTGCCGGGGTAGAGATAAAAGATGCTGAACTTGGCCTTCTGGGCCATTCGGATGCAGATATAGTGATGCACACAGTAATGGACGCCCTGCTTGGAGCAGCCGGACTTCCCGACATCGGAACGCTCTTTCCGGCCTCGGAGGCAAAATGGAAGGATGCGGACAGCGGAGAGCTGCTCAAGACCGTGGTGAATAAAGTCCGTTCCGAGGGATGGAGGATCGACTGGGTCGACGTTACACTGGAAGCCCAGTCGCCAAGGATCGGGCACATGGTCCCTGATTTTATCAAAAGCGTCGCTTCTTACATATCTGAAAAAACCTGCGAAGTGAATTTCAACATGAAGGTCAAGTCAGGAGAGGGCTGCGGATCGGTGGGCCGAAACGAGTGCATGGTCTGTCACGCTGTCGCTTCACTTTCAAGATACCAGTGGGATCAAGGGTGA
- the yedE gene encoding YedE family putative selenium transporter, which yields MNRVLMSKNGPALAGAIIGVIAALLVKFGNPGNMGVCVACFTRDVAGALGLHRAGIVQYLRPELAGFLLGSLISALIYREYKPRGGSSPMIRFGLGFFAMVGALVFLGCPWRAYLRLAGGDFNAFAGIAGLIAGIAIGIMFLYRGFSLGASRPNPKAAGLFMPLLAIGLLALLLLRPLFGAEGTGPIFFSEKGPGSMHAPILISLGAGLLVGWLAQRSRFCTVGAIRDLIMLRDTHLFKGIVCFIIAAFLTNFVLGQFKPGFEGQPIAHTMHLWNFLGMVLSGLAFTLAGGCPGRMFIMSGEGDSDAGVFIMGMLVGAAFAHNFSLASSGTGVGAYGIPATIAGLVFCFAVGSLFMNRVE from the coding sequence ATGAATCGTGTGCTGATGTCTAAAAACGGCCCTGCGCTGGCAGGAGCCATTATTGGTGTTATTGCAGCCTTGCTTGTAAAATTCGGAAACCCGGGAAACATGGGCGTCTGTGTTGCCTGTTTCACCCGTGATGTCGCCGGAGCACTTGGACTCCACAGGGCAGGGATCGTCCAGTATCTGCGTCCCGAACTTGCCGGGTTTTTACTGGGATCTTTAATTTCTGCACTCATATACCGTGAATACAAACCAAGGGGCGGTTCTTCCCCGATGATACGCTTCGGACTGGGCTTCTTTGCCATGGTTGGTGCACTGGTATTCCTTGGCTGTCCCTGGCGGGCATATCTGAGGCTTGCCGGAGGGGACTTCAATGCATTTGCGGGAATAGCCGGACTGATCGCCGGGATCGCGATCGGAATAATGTTCCTTTACAGAGGATTCAGTCTTGGTGCATCTCGTCCCAACCCGAAAGCAGCAGGATTATTTATGCCGCTGCTGGCAATTGGCCTTCTTGCACTGCTTCTTCTCAGGCCACTGTTCGGTGCTGAAGGGACCGGACCGATATTCTTTTCAGAAAAGGGTCCGGGCTCAATGCATGCTCCGATACTTATCTCACTTGGCGCAGGACTCCTGGTGGGGTGGCTTGCGCAGAGAAGCCGCTTCTGCACTGTAGGAGCCATACGCGATCTTATAATGCTCAGGGATACCCACCTTTTTAAAGGTATCGTGTGCTTCATAATTGCGGCTTTCCTTACAAATTTTGTTTTAGGGCAGTTCAAACCAGGATTTGAAGGACAGCCCATAGCACACACGATGCATCTGTGGAATTTCCTTGGCATGGTGCTTTCCGGACTCGCCTTCACATTGGCAGGCGGTTGTCCCGGACGCATGTTCATAATGTCAGGCGAGGGTGACTCCGATGCAGGGGTCTTTATTATGGGGATGCTCGTAGGGGCAGCTTTTGCACATAACTTCAGCCTGGCCAGCTCGGGCACCGGAGTAGGGGCCTACGGCATACCGGCGACAATAGCCGGACTGGTCTTCTGTTTCGCCGTCGGTTCATTGTTTATGAACAGGGTAGAGTAG
- a CDS encoding type IV toxin-antitoxin system AbiEi family antitoxin domain-containing protein, translating to MPIPEKLKTLLMQKEGTVTTAEANEAGVSNERLRLLVKSGELERAAFGVYILPDELADKMFIAQLRRPKIIYSHETALFLHDLTDRDPLSYTVTVPAGYNIAQLRKERFTVYSIKRELHDLGVTKLTTMFGYIVIVYGLERTICDCLRSRNRMDISVVTDAVKRYVLRKDKNLYTLMKMAETFGVSKLVRSYMELLL from the coding sequence TTGCCTATCCCGGAAAAACTGAAAACGCTCCTGATGCAAAAGGAAGGAACTGTCACAACTGCTGAAGCAAATGAAGCAGGAGTATCAAACGAACGTCTCCGCCTGTTGGTAAAGTCAGGAGAACTGGAGCGTGCTGCATTCGGTGTATATATCCTCCCAGACGAGTTGGCCGATAAGATGTTCATTGCCCAGTTGAGACGCCCGAAAATCATTTACTCACATGAGACAGCCTTATTTCTGCATGACCTTACGGACAGAGATCCCCTTTCCTATACAGTTACAGTGCCTGCAGGATACAACATTGCCCAGCTTCGGAAAGAAAGATTTACGGTGTATTCCATCAAGAGGGAGCTGCATGATCTTGGAGTTACAAAATTAACAACTATGTTCGGGTATATTGTTATTGTCTACGGACTGGAGAGAACGATCTGCGACTGTCTCCGAAGCAGGAACCGGATGGACATCTCTGTTGTCACCGATGCGGTCAAACGTTACGTTCTAAGGAAGGATAAGAACCTGTACACACTTATGAAAATGGCGGAAACATTTGGAGTGTCCAAGCTGGTCAGAAGTTACATGGAGTTACTCCTGTAA
- a CDS encoding type I restriction-modification system subunit M: MADNRKEQERAELHRTIWNIANDLRGSVDGWDFKQYVLGMLFYRYISENMTVYINRGEWETGNKDFDYAKISDIEAEQAREDLVKTKGFFILPSELFENVRTKAKDDENLNETLERIFSNIEASAQGTDSEDDFKGLFDDIDVNSNKLGSSVSKRNEKMVKLLNSIAEMKLGDYKDNTIDAFGDAYEYLMGMYASNAGKSGGEYYTPQEVSELLTRIALVGKTEVNKVYDPACGSGSLLLKFAKILGKDKVRLGFYGQEINITTYNLCRINMFLHDIDYDKFDIGLGDTLIDPLHWDDEPFEAIVSNPPYSINWKGDSDPILINDPRFSPAGVLAPKSKADLAFIMHSLSWLSTNGTAAIVCFPGVMYRGGAERKIRQYLIDNNYVDCVIQLPSNLFYGTSIATCIMVLKKSKPENSTLFIDASNEFVKVTNNNKLTQDNMDKIIDAFRTREDIEHFSRLVPNSEIEEQDYNLSVSTYVEQKDTREVIDIARLNAEIEEIVAREQVLRDEIARIIVEIEAGA; encoded by the coding sequence ATGGCTGACAACAGAAAAGAACAGGAACGTGCCGAGCTTCACCGGACTATATGGAACATTGCCAACGACCTCAGGGGAAGCGTAGACGGATGGGACTTTAAACAATATGTTCTGGGGATGCTCTTTTATCGCTACATTTCAGAAAACATGACCGTCTACATAAATAGGGGAGAATGGGAAACGGGCAACAAGGATTTCGACTATGCAAAGATCTCGGACATTGAAGCAGAACAGGCCCGGGAAGATTTGGTCAAGACAAAAGGCTTCTTCATACTGCCCAGCGAGCTTTTCGAAAATGTCCGCACCAAGGCGAAGGACGACGAGAACCTCAATGAGACCCTGGAGCGCATCTTCAGCAACATAGAAGCTTCAGCGCAGGGGACAGACAGCGAGGACGATTTCAAGGGACTCTTTGACGACATAGACGTAAACAGCAACAAACTTGGCAGTTCCGTGTCAAAACGCAATGAAAAGATGGTCAAGCTCCTGAATTCCATTGCAGAGATGAAACTTGGGGATTACAAGGATAATACAATAGACGCGTTCGGAGACGCTTATGAATACCTTATGGGTATGTACGCCTCCAATGCAGGAAAGAGCGGCGGCGAGTACTATACGCCTCAGGAAGTATCCGAACTTCTGACACGCATTGCATTGGTGGGGAAAACAGAAGTGAACAAGGTATATGACCCGGCCTGCGGTTCCGGCTCCCTGCTCCTTAAGTTTGCAAAGATCCTTGGCAAAGACAAAGTCCGTCTCGGCTTCTACGGCCAGGAGATAAACATAACTACATACAACCTCTGCCGCATAAATATGTTCCTTCATGACATCGATTATGACAAATTCGACATTGGACTTGGTGACACACTCATAGACCCACTTCACTGGGACGACGAGCCCTTCGAGGCGATCGTCTCCAATCCTCCGTACTCGATCAACTGGAAGGGCGACAGCGACCCCATTCTGATCAACGACCCGCGCTTTTCCCCTGCGGGCGTGCTTGCGCCAAAATCCAAGGCGGACCTTGCGTTCATAATGCACTCTCTTTCATGGCTCTCGACGAACGGAACGGCAGCCATCGTCTGCTTTCCGGGAGTTATGTACAGAGGCGGGGCGGAAAGGAAGATCCGGCAATACCTCATCGACAACAACTATGTTGACTGCGTCATCCAGCTGCCCAGCAACCTGTTTTACGGGACAAGCATTGCTACCTGCATAATGGTTCTGAAGAAGTCAAAGCCCGAAAACAGCACGCTTTTCATTGACGCTTCAAATGAATTCGTCAAGGTAACGAACAATAACAAGCTTACGCAGGATAACATGGACAAAATCATAGATGCCTTCAGGACAAGAGAGGACATTGAACATTTTTCGAGGCTTGTGCCCAACAGCGAGATCGAAGAACAGGACTATAACCTTTCTGTCTCCACCTATGTGGAACAGAAGGACACACGGGAAGTTATCGATATTGCCAGGCTCAATGCGGAAATAGAAGAAATCGTGGCAAGGGAGCAGGTCCTGCGGGATGAGATAGCCAGGATCATTGTGGAAATTGAGGCAGGAGCATGA
- a CDS encoding WecB/TagA/CpsF family glycosyltransferase: MFDSNYTLTVLLVLFVAVICIFIQRFFKKYLESDQYYYLKDITLVAAWALCGIWAPDRPLRITIAAGVAAACIGFCQKVTKGKNLRFLYFIVGLGFSLFGPRIAFIEFSQGEYYYLSYFASIAISTLWIGVFPIFFQEIDEIPGMCGLLLTVSWTLVSTVIMLSSQNLREAVQLCIIGMVLILVFWSRHIHAYRRLTEPLTALWGTLFAGLSIFGVSKGVAFYTLAVLPLGLFMLPLIETSISVVSAAFSPKPTGNLILYRKLLSRGMDHATSVHTVVMICAFIGCIAAFIQIGTASFFVLLTAAVALSTVTWIFFRYASKSDRSQARKPGLWGIRVDNISLNYAITQVQHWINKGTDHCIIVTPDALAALRSRTDSRYRRIIRNAALVLPDGAGLIAALKLLHTPIQERIPGVEFTEHICKRASYEGWGIWFLGGAPGVAEAAAVKLSEKYPGLNIAGTRNGFFKDEENDAICIDISRSGAKVLFVGLGVPKQEYWLEENLVKTGATVGMGIGGTMDVISGKLTRAPRIWQKLCLEWLYRTIQEPWRWRRILKLPEFAFYVLLTALHLDTFNPNSSEEESEVI; this comes from the coding sequence ATGTTTGACAGCAATTACACACTGACAGTCCTGCTCGTGCTGTTTGTAGCAGTCATATGCATATTCATACAGAGATTCTTCAAAAAATACCTTGAGAGCGACCAGTATTATTACCTCAAGGATATTACCCTGGTCGCCGCATGGGCTCTTTGCGGGATATGGGCGCCTGACAGGCCTCTCAGGATAACGATCGCGGCGGGTGTCGCTGCGGCATGTATTGGATTCTGCCAGAAAGTCACAAAGGGAAAAAATCTCCGCTTCCTCTATTTCATAGTCGGCCTCGGATTTTCGCTCTTCGGGCCAAGGATAGCCTTCATTGAATTTTCCCAGGGCGAGTACTACTACCTCTCTTACTTCGCTTCGATAGCTATCAGCACGCTTTGGATCGGGGTCTTTCCGATATTCTTCCAGGAGATAGATGAGATCCCCGGCATGTGCGGCCTTCTGCTCACAGTAAGCTGGACGCTTGTCTCCACTGTCATAATGCTGTCCTCGCAGAACCTCAGAGAGGCAGTACAGCTCTGTATCATCGGAATGGTCCTCATACTGGTCTTCTGGAGCAGACATATACATGCGTACAGGAGGCTTACAGAACCGCTCACCGCACTTTGGGGGACCCTGTTCGCAGGTCTTTCGATATTCGGTGTGAGCAAAGGCGTCGCATTCTACACGCTTGCAGTTCTTCCGCTCGGGCTCTTCATGCTCCCGCTTATTGAAACGTCGATAAGCGTAGTGAGCGCAGCATTTTCGCCAAAACCCACAGGCAACCTTATCCTCTACCGTAAACTCCTTAGCAGGGGCATGGACCATGCTACTTCGGTCCATACGGTCGTAATGATATGCGCGTTCATTGGATGCATAGCCGCCTTCATTCAGATCGGAACAGCCAGTTTCTTCGTCCTTCTTACCGCTGCAGTGGCTCTGTCGACTGTCACCTGGATCTTTTTCAGATATGCTTCGAAGTCGGATAGGAGTCAGGCCAGAAAACCCGGTCTCTGGGGCATCAGGGTCGACAATATATCACTCAACTATGCAATTACCCAGGTACAGCACTGGATAAACAAAGGAACGGACCACTGCATTATTGTAACTCCTGATGCGCTCGCGGCCCTGAGGAGCAGAACAGACTCAAGATACAGAAGGATAATCAGGAATGCCGCATTGGTGCTTCCTGACGGGGCGGGCCTTATTGCCGCCCTCAAGCTGCTGCATACTCCTATCCAGGAAAGGATACCGGGTGTAGAGTTTACTGAACACATCTGCAAAAGGGCATCATACGAGGGATGGGGGATCTGGTTCCTGGGCGGAGCTCCGGGTGTTGCCGAGGCAGCGGCAGTCAAACTTTCCGAAAAATACCCGGGACTCAATATCGCCGGGACAAGGAACGGGTTTTTCAAGGATGAAGAGAATGATGCGATCTGCATAGACATCAGCAGATCGGGTGCCAAGGTCCTGTTCGTAGGACTGGGTGTGCCGAAACAGGAATACTGGCTTGAGGAAAATCTTGTTAAAACGGGAGCGACGGTCGGTATGGGAATAGGCGGTACAATGGATGTGATATCAGGAAAGCTGACAAGGGCTCCAAGGATTTGGCAAAAGCTCTGTCTTGAATGGCTTTACCGTACTATTCAGGAACCATGGCGCTGGCGCAGGATACTCAAATTGCCCGAATTTGCCTTCTATGTACTATTAACGGCCCTTCACCTTGACACATTTAACCCAAACAGCTCCGAAGAAGAGTCTGAGGTCATCTGA
- a CDS encoding TRAM domain-containing protein — translation MKGENKMSSGSGLSAVMKRLVRAVMVFICAAAGYQISKIVIEQNWWPSVTLLHPIATTVFIIILSACFGFILAPLFWFSVSKFAQFTESKLQNTSVPELTVSLLGLILGLLLANLIAMPMSRIPGGIGVYIAVLLNVALGYLGLRFFAKRKDDIWGVITNIGDIKLRLPKRKKKSRNGEEEKETDIEVAPEFYYSIPKILDTSAIIDGRILDVAQSGFLEGTIVLPRFILAELQGVADSTDPLRRTRGRRGLAVVTELQKIRTLNIEIPETTLKDLEREKVDEALVVLARQLNGKVITTDYNLNQIAQIEGVSVLNVNDLANSLKPMLLPGENVEIDIIRIGKEAHQGVGYLDDGTMLVVEDGYKRIGERVKVTVTSMLQTSAGRMVFGRIRP, via the coding sequence ATGAAAGGAGAAAACAAAATGTCGTCAGGATCCGGTCTTTCAGCTGTTATGAAAAGATTGGTAAGGGCAGTGATGGTATTTATATGTGCGGCAGCCGGCTATCAGATATCAAAGATAGTCATTGAGCAGAACTGGTGGCCGTCTGTGACACTGCTGCATCCGATCGCAACAACTGTTTTTATTATTATTCTTTCAGCATGTTTCGGCTTTATTCTTGCACCTCTATTCTGGTTCAGCGTAAGTAAATTCGCTCAGTTCACTGAATCAAAACTTCAGAATACGAGTGTACCCGAACTTACTGTAAGCCTCCTCGGGCTCATCCTGGGCCTCTTGCTGGCAAATCTTATAGCAATGCCAATGTCCAGGATCCCCGGAGGGATCGGGGTCTATATAGCGGTGCTGCTGAATGTGGCTCTGGGCTATCTGGGACTTCGCTTCTTCGCCAAGAGGAAAGATGACATATGGGGCGTAATAACAAATATAGGAGATATAAAGCTGCGCCTTCCAAAGCGTAAAAAGAAAAGCAGGAACGGCGAGGAAGAAAAAGAAACCGACATTGAGGTCGCTCCCGAGTTCTATTACTCGATCCCCAAGATACTCGACACCAGCGCCATCATCGACGGCAGGATCCTTGATGTGGCACAGAGCGGCTTCCTTGAGGGGACTATAGTACTGCCCAGGTTCATACTGGCAGAACTTCAGGGAGTTGCCGATTCCACCGATCCTCTCAGAAGGACCAGAGGAAGAAGGGGGCTCGCAGTGGTCACTGAGCTGCAAAAAATCAGGACACTGAACATAGAGATCCCGGAGACGACACTGAAGGACCTTGAAAGGGAAAAGGTCGACGAAGCCCTTGTCGTTCTTGCCCGTCAGCTTAACGGGAAGGTTATCACGACTGACTACAACCTGAATCAGATAGCACAGATAGAAGGCGTGTCTGTGCTCAATGTAAACGACCTGGCAAATTCGCTTAAACCGATGCTGCTTCCCGGCGAAAACGTGGAGATCGACATAATCCGCATCGGCAAAGAGGCCCATCAGGGAGTCGGATATCTGGATGACGGAACTATGCTCGTCGTAGAAGACGGCTACAAAAGGATCGGCGAGAGGGTAAAGGTAACTGTGACCTCTATGCTGCAGACTTCGGCCGGAAGAATGGTCTTCGGAAGAATACGTCCCTAG
- a CDS encoding sulfurtransferase TusA family protein: METKTVDARGLSCPQPIVETKKVLDKISGGRVEVLVDTVTSRENVLRFGRNAGWQGSFEETDGAFKVILEK, encoded by the coding sequence ATGGAAACCAAAACAGTTGACGCACGCGGCCTTTCATGCCCGCAGCCGATAGTAGAGACCAAGAAAGTTCTTGATAAAATAAGCGGCGGAAGGGTAGAGGTACTCGTAGACACAGTTACCTCAAGGGAAAATGTTCTGAGGTTCGGAAGAAATGCCGGATGGCAGGGATCCTTTGAAGAGACGGATGGCGCATTCAAGGTAATCCTGGAGAAATAA
- a CDS encoding YbaB/EbfC family nucleoid-associated protein, which yields MKMDKLLKQAQRMQAEMALAQEQLANTVVEGVSGGGMVKARVNGHGDVLSVSISPEVVDPQDVEMLEDLIISAIKEAIRQSRETANSKMNSITGGMGGFPGLM from the coding sequence ATGAAGATGGATAAACTCTTGAAGCAGGCTCAGCGGATGCAGGCGGAAATGGCACTGGCGCAGGAACAGCTTGCAAATACTGTTGTTGAGGGAGTTTCTGGCGGAGGAATGGTCAAGGCCAGAGTGAACGGCCACGGAGATGTCCTGTCGGTCTCGATATCTCCTGAAGTTGTAGACCCACAGGATGTGGAAATGCTTGAAGACCTCATCATCTCGGCTATCAAAGAAGCGATCCGACAGAGCAGAGAGACGGCCAACAGCAAAATGAATTCAATTACCGGGGGAATGGGCGGATTTCCCGGTTTGATGTAA